A single Lactuca sativa cultivar Salinas chromosome 8, Lsat_Salinas_v11, whole genome shotgun sequence DNA region contains:
- the LOC111919740 gene encoding 7-deoxyloganetic acid glucosyltransferase, producing MDLNHQVNNAKIPHVLIFPLPFQGPVNCALKLAELLCLSSIHVTFLNTEHIHRPLLRHTQVVSRFNSYPNFRFETIPDGVEHEKPVSGDRFMEVMEAVDTVSRPLFREMMVSGSLSSKSERPVTVMIPDACFSFAVDIALETSTPVVVFDTVSPCCLWTSYLNLPTLIQAGDVPFKGDDLDELIKSVPGTEHIMRRRDLASFCRTNDLSDPVIQLILKEARTAPQAQGFIINTFEDLDALILTHMKKLCPNIYPIGPLHSLHKARLMANTTLVSSEATLSNSVWKEDRTCLSWLDKHPPKTVLYVSIGSLATMTVNQLLEIWHGVVNSEKPFLWVRRPGSITGEYDESQIPIELLERTKEIGCIVDWAPQEDVLAHPAVGGFLTHSGWNSTIESIVEGVPMICWPYFVDQQVNSRFVGEVWKLGIDMKDTCDRLIVEKAVKDVMGTRRDMFIQCADGWANLAKESIAEMGSSSMSLSRLIDDIKAMSSTTK from the exons ATGGACCTCAACCATCAAGTAAACAACGCAAAAATCCCTCATGTATTAATCTTTCCGCTACCATTTCAAGGACCAGTTAACTGTGCTCTAAAGTTAGCCGAACTCCTATGTCTTTCCAGCATCCATGTCACCTTCCTCAACACCGAGCACATCCACCGCCCTCTCCTCCGCCACACCCAGGTGGTATCCCGATTCAACAGCTACCCAAACTTCCGATTTGAGACAATCCCTGATGGAGTTGAGCATGAAAAACCTGTCTCCGGTGACCGGTTCATGGAGGTGATGGAAGCTGTAGATACTGTAAGCAGACCACTTTTCCGGGAGATGATGGTTTCCGGTAGCCTGAGTTCGAAATCAGAGCGGCCGGTGACAGTGATGATACCAGATGCTTGCTTTAGTTTTGCGGTGGATATTGCTTTAGAAACGTCGACTCCTGTGGTTGTCTTCGACACCGTAAGTCCATGCTGCCTCTGGACTTCTTACTTGAATCTTCCTACCCTTATTCAAGCTGGGGATGTTCCATTCAAAG GGGATGATCTAGACGAGCTTATAAAAAGTGTGCCAGGAACAGAACATATTATGCGGCGACGGGATCTTGCTAGCTTTTGTCGTACCAACGACCTCTCAGACCCTGTAATTCAACTCATCTTGAAAGAAGCTCGAACAGCTCCTCAAGCTCAGGGATTCATAATCAACACGTTCGAAGATTTGGATGCTCTCATACTCACACACATGAAAAAACTTTGTCCAAATATTTACCCGATAGGCCCACTTCACTCTCTCCACAAAGCTCGCCTCATGGCCAATACGACATTGGTGTCCTCAGAAGCCACCCTTTCAAACAGTGTCTGGAAGGAAGATAGAACTTGCTTGTCGTGGCTCGATAAACACCCTCCAAAAACCGTTCTTTACGTCAGCATCGGGAGTCTAGCCACCATGACAGTAAACCAACTGCTCGAAATATGGCATGGTGTGGTAAACAGTGAGAAACCCTTTCTATGGGTGAGACGCCCAGGGTCAATCACTGGTGAGTATGATGAATCTCAGATCCCGATTGAACTACTTGAGCGAACAAAAGAAATCGGGTGTATCGTAGATTGGGCACCACAAGAAGATGTCCTCGCCCACCCTGCTGTTGGTGGGTTTTTGACGCATAGTGGGTGGAACTCGACTATCGAGAGTATAGTCGAGGGTGTTCCCATGATTTGTTGGCCTTACTTTGTGGACCAACAAGTGAATAGTCGATTTGTGGGAGAGGTATGGAAGCTTGGGATAGACATGAAAGATACTTGTGATCGGTTGATCGTTGAAAAGGCAgtgaaggatgtcatgggaacgAGACGAGACATGTTCATCCAGTGTGCGGATGGTTGGGCAAATCTGGCTAAAGAGTCGATAGCTGAGATGGGTTCCTCGTCCATGAGTTTGAGTCGTTTGATCGATGATATAAAAGCAATGAGCTCGACCACAAAGTAA